A single genomic interval of Hevea brasiliensis isolate MT/VB/25A 57/8 chromosome 4, ASM3005281v1, whole genome shotgun sequence harbors:
- the LOC110654029 gene encoding ATP synthase subunit b', chloroplastic yields the protein MATVIMASSKPLISLPTPTTSRPKLQIPQLTLPTKLPKITKTQLASLTSSTLKSLSLLAATSFTFAPPSLAEEIEKAALFDFNLTLPIMMVQFLILMVTLDKLYFSPLGKFMDERDAAIKEKLSSVKDTSGEVKELEEQAAAVMRAARAEISAALNKMKKETQAELEEKLAVEKKKIEAELQEALGNLENQKEETIKSLDSQIAALSDEIVKKVLPA from the coding sequence ATGGCCACCGTGATCATGGCCTCTTCCAAACCCCTTATCTCCCTCCCCACCCCCACCACCAGCAGACCCAAACTCCAAATCCCCCAACTCACCCTCCCCACCAAACTCCCCAAAATCACCAAAACCCAACTCGCATCCCTCACTTCTTCCACCCTCAAATCCCTCTCACTCCTTGCAGCCACCTCCTTCACCTTTGCTCCGCCCTCTCTCGCCGAAGAAATTGAAAAAGCTGCTCTCTTTGACTTCAACTTAACCCTCCCAATCATGATGGTCCAGTTCTTGATCCTTATGGTCACTCTGGACAAGCTTTACTTCTCTCCTCTTGGAAAATTCATGGACGAGAGAGACGCCGCGATCAAGGAGAAGCTGAGTAGCGTCAAGGACACTTCAGGGGAGGTAAAGGAGCTAGAAGAGCAAGCTGCGGCGGTTATGCGTGCTGCGAGGGCGGAAATATCGGCAGCACTTAACAAGATGAAGAAGGAGACGCAGGCTGAGTTGGAGGAGAAGCTTGCCGTTGAAAAGAAGAAAATAGAGGCAGAATTGCAAGAAGCATTGGGAAATTTGGAGAATCAGAAGGAGGAAACTATCAAATCACTTGATTCGCAGATTGCTGCTCTCAGTGATGAGATTGTGAAGAAGGTTCTTCCTGCATAA